The proteins below come from a single Benincasa hispida cultivar B227 chromosome 4, ASM972705v1, whole genome shotgun sequence genomic window:
- the LOC120074948 gene encoding uncharacterized protein LOC120074948 — translation MATSTLSSTSAASKSWIRNLSSIASRIYFFLIILQIPLFRIPCRSGMCTTPLHVTSSQLIASEVFPAPVVKALLYPGAIVNGLVMNLTVPSWNNLFDIYNLTNIKEASAVTDLQRLEVLAGSYFSVAGAFVGLLKPGRMSMFGTLLVIWGLVKEGILGKPVNTDPAKAVYVYPTMILAVICAFSSVKYDVKKVVRGAPARPIAKPLQSSSKSKLK, via the exons ATGGCAACCTCTACGCTATCGTCGACATCAGCAGCATCAAAGAGTTGGATCAGAAATCTTTCTTCAATTGCATCTCGCATCTATTTCTTCCTTATCATACTTCAGATCCCTCTCTTCAG GATCCCATGCAGATCTGGCATGTGTACAACCCCTTTGCACGTAACTTCATCCCAGTTGATTGCAAGTGAAGTCTTTCCAGCACCTGTAGTTAAGGCACTTCTCTATCCTGGAGCAATTGTGAATGGCCTTGTCATGAACTTAACAGTTCCTAGCTGGAATAATTTGTTCGACATCTATAATTTGACTAACATTAAGGAAGCCTCTGCTGTGACTGATCTTCAACGTTTAGAG GTTCTTGCGGGAAGCTATTTCTCGGTGGCTGGAGCATTTGTTGGTCTTTTGAAGCCCGGGAGGATGAGTATGTTTGGAACTCTGTTGGTAATTTGGGGTCTTGTTAAGGAAGGAATCCTGGGAAAACCTGTGAACACAGATCCTGCCAAAGCTGTTTATGTTTATCCTACAATGATTCTTGCGGTGATCTGTGCTTTCTCATCGGTTAAGTATGATGTGAAGAAGGTTGTTAGAGGTGCACCTGCTCGGCCAATTGCAAAGCCACTTCAAAGCTCATCAAAATCTAAGCTTAAGTGA